Proteins encoded by one window of Nocardia goodfellowii:
- a CDS encoding sugar ABC transporter ATP-binding protein gives MDTVLTMRGIVKEFPGVRALDHVDLDVREGEVHCLLGQNGAGKSTLIKVLSGAHQPDEGEIRWRGAPMRLSGPAAATRMGIATIYQELDLCDGLNIAENIFLGHEHARAGFTRRAPAAHATTELLGRLGHAELRPETVVGTLPAAAKQVVSIARALSYDARLIVMDEPSAALGNDEVDNLFRIIGQLRAEGVAVVYISHRLEEIRTIGDRITVLKDGRTVATGLPASTTSTQHVVSLMTGNGDLQEAAARSSRATTAAVLRVTGLGLTGRFHDVSFTVHAGEIVGLAGLVGAGRSEILESIYGARRPSAGQVLVDGRRLRPGSTRSAVSAGLGLAPEERKSQGLFLLQSVGRNISAAALPRYSRLGWFDRHRERADTRAASARVGIRPADPTHPVRELSGGNQQKAILARWLLDDARVLLLDEPTRGVDVGARAEVYAQIHRLAELGVAVLLVSSDLPELLALSDRVLVLRDGEVIHTAPAAELTEHDVIAMIMEGSAL, from the coding sequence ATGGACACCGTGCTCACCATGCGGGGCATCGTCAAGGAATTCCCGGGGGTGCGTGCTCTCGATCACGTCGATCTCGACGTGCGGGAGGGAGAGGTGCATTGCCTGCTCGGACAGAACGGTGCGGGCAAGTCGACGCTGATCAAAGTGCTCTCCGGTGCGCATCAGCCGGACGAAGGCGAAATACGCTGGCGCGGTGCGCCGATGCGGCTGTCCGGTCCGGCGGCCGCCACGCGGATGGGCATCGCCACGATCTATCAGGAGCTGGATCTGTGCGACGGATTGAACATCGCCGAGAACATCTTCCTCGGCCATGAGCACGCGCGGGCCGGTTTCACCCGCCGAGCGCCCGCCGCCCACGCGACCACCGAATTGCTCGGCCGCCTCGGCCATGCCGAATTGCGGCCGGAGACGGTGGTCGGAACCTTGCCCGCCGCGGCCAAGCAGGTGGTCAGCATCGCGCGGGCATTGTCCTACGACGCGCGTCTGATCGTCATGGACGAGCCCTCCGCGGCACTCGGTAACGACGAGGTGGACAACCTGTTCCGGATCATCGGCCAGTTGCGCGCGGAAGGCGTTGCGGTGGTTTATATCTCGCACCGGCTCGAAGAGATCCGGACGATCGGCGACCGGATCACCGTGCTCAAGGACGGCCGCACCGTCGCCACCGGACTGCCCGCGAGCACGACGAGCACCCAGCATGTGGTGTCGCTGATGACCGGCAACGGTGATCTCCAGGAAGCCGCGGCGCGCTCGTCGCGCGCCACCACCGCGGCGGTGCTGCGAGTGACGGGACTCGGTCTCACCGGCCGGTTCCACGATGTGTCGTTCACCGTGCACGCGGGGGAGATCGTCGGATTGGCCGGACTCGTCGGCGCGGGTCGCTCGGAAATCCTGGAGTCGATCTACGGTGCGCGCCGCCCTTCGGCGGGTCAGGTGCTGGTCGACGGCCGTCGGCTGCGCCCCGGCAGCACCCGGTCCGCGGTGTCCGCAGGGCTCGGTCTGGCCCCCGAGGAACGCAAATCGCAGGGTCTGTTCCTGCTGCAATCGGTGGGCCGCAACATCTCCGCGGCCGCGCTGCCACGCTATTCCCGCCTGGGCTGGTTCGATCGGCATCGCGAACGGGCCGACACCCGCGCCGCGAGCGCCCGGGTCGGGATTCGCCCGGCCGACCCGACGCACCCGGTGCGGGAACTCTCCGGCGGCAACCAGCAGAAGGCGATCCTGGCCCGCTGGCTGCTCGACGACGCCCGGGTGCTGCTGCTGGACGAACCGACCCGCGGCGTCGATGTCGGCGCCCGTGCCGAGGTGTACGCGCAAATCCACCGGCTGGCCGAGCTGGGCGTCGCGGTGCTGCTGGTTTCCAGCGATCTGCCCGAACTGCTCGCGCTGTCGGATCGCGTGCTGGTGCTGCGCGACGGCGAGGTCATCCACACGGCTCCCGCCGCCGAGCTCACCGAACACGATGTTATCGCCATGATCATGGAAGGGAGCGCGCTATGA
- a CDS encoding zinc-binding dehydrogenase, which yields MQITGAVLEEIGRDRPFAETRPITIARLELGEPGPTELLVRIEAAGVCHSDLSVVDGNRVRPVPMLLGHEAAGIVVRTGSGATDLAVGQRVVMSFLPRCEQCPACAEGGRLPCPAGSRTNNAGELLHHRGHLSRDGERIHHHLGVSGFATHAIVDRASVVPVDSDVPPDVAALFGCAVLTGGGAVLNVARPGPGDDVMVVGLGGVGMAAVLVAKALGVRRVIAVDSLRAKAEQARTLGADLVYTPDELSEKGIRARYVIECAGHPRAFETAYAATAVGGTTITVGLPGPDALASISPLTLTAEARTVVGSYLGSALPSRDIPRYVRMWRDGLLPVEQLISDRIELSRINEAMDRLADGRAIRQIITFDEVETAR from the coding sequence ATGCAGATCACCGGAGCCGTGCTCGAGGAGATCGGGCGCGACCGCCCGTTCGCGGAGACCAGACCGATCACCATCGCGCGTCTAGAACTGGGCGAGCCGGGCCCGACCGAACTGCTCGTGCGGATCGAGGCAGCGGGCGTGTGCCACTCCGACCTCAGCGTGGTCGACGGGAATCGGGTTCGGCCGGTGCCCATGCTGCTCGGCCACGAGGCGGCGGGCATCGTGGTCCGGACCGGCTCGGGCGCAACGGATCTGGCTGTCGGCCAGCGTGTGGTCATGTCGTTCCTGCCGCGGTGCGAGCAATGCCCGGCCTGCGCCGAGGGCGGTCGGCTACCGTGCCCGGCGGGCAGCCGGACGAACAACGCGGGCGAACTACTGCACCATCGCGGGCATCTGTCCCGCGACGGCGAGCGAATCCACCACCACCTCGGTGTTTCCGGCTTCGCCACGCACGCGATCGTCGATCGCGCCTCGGTGGTGCCGGTCGATTCCGACGTGCCACCGGATGTGGCCGCCCTGTTCGGCTGCGCCGTGCTGACCGGTGGTGGCGCGGTGCTCAATGTGGCCCGGCCGGGGCCGGGTGACGATGTCATGGTCGTCGGTCTGGGCGGGGTGGGCATGGCGGCCGTGCTGGTGGCCAAGGCGCTCGGCGTGCGACGGGTCATCGCGGTGGACTCCCTGCGCGCGAAAGCCGAGCAGGCCCGTACGCTCGGCGCGGACCTGGTCTACACACCGGATGAGCTGTCGGAGAAGGGCATTCGAGCCCGCTACGTCATCGAGTGCGCGGGCCATCCGCGTGCCTTCGAGACCGCGTACGCGGCGACGGCCGTCGGCGGCACCACCATCACGGTGGGCCTTCCCGGCCCGGACGCCTTGGCGTCGATCTCGCCGCTGACCTTGACCGCCGAGGCGCGCACGGTCGTCGGTAGCTATCTGGGTTCAGCGCTGCCGTCCCGCGACATCCCGCGCTATGTCCGCATGTGGCGCGACGGCCTGCTGCCCGTCGAACAGCTGATCTCGGATCGGATCGAGCTGTCGCGGATCAACGAGGCCATGGATCGGCTGGCCGACGGGCGCGCGATCCGGCAGATCATCACCTTCGACGAAGTGGAGACAGCCCGATGA
- a CDS encoding NAD-dependent succinate-semialdehyde dehydrogenase → MTALLDLPAGHYIDGEWAGGAATFAVENPATGEVIAQVADADAEVGRRALAAAVAAQEAWARTSPRARADLLMNLFQLLHERAGQFAALITAEMGKPFAEARGEVAYSAEFFRWFAEESVRSGGAYRVAPSAARRIITMKQPVGPVLAITPWNFPLAMGARKIAPALAAGCTIVLKPAPQTPLTSLALMALLDEAGVPAGVVNCVTTSDAAAVCGPLIADPALRKLTFTGSTAVGRTLLAQAAQRVLRTSMELGGNAPFVVLADADLDKAVAGAVEAKMRNSGEACTAANRFLVHESLADEFADRLTARLSALRVGDGMTRGTQVGPLIDANAVASVEELVDDAVRLGARVRTGGHRRPGPGYFFEPTVLTGVPAAARILQAEIFGPVAPIRTFATTAEALAEANATAAGLIGYVYGENLGRTLAFAEGLHTGMVGVNEGVISDPAAPFGGVKESGLGREGGAEGLDEYLETKYVGLAL, encoded by the coding sequence ATGACGGCGTTGCTGGACCTGCCGGCCGGTCATTACATCGATGGCGAGTGGGCCGGGGGCGCGGCGACCTTCGCCGTGGAGAACCCGGCCACGGGGGAGGTGATCGCCCAGGTCGCCGATGCCGACGCCGAGGTGGGCCGCCGGGCGCTCGCGGCCGCGGTAGCCGCACAGGAGGCCTGGGCACGGACGAGTCCGCGCGCCCGCGCCGATCTGCTGATGAACCTGTTCCAACTGCTGCACGAGCGGGCGGGCCAGTTCGCCGCGTTGATCACCGCGGAAATGGGCAAGCCGTTCGCCGAAGCGCGGGGCGAGGTCGCTTACAGCGCCGAGTTCTTCCGCTGGTTCGCCGAGGAGAGTGTGCGGTCCGGCGGCGCTTATCGGGTCGCCCCGTCGGCGGCTCGGCGCATCATCACCATGAAGCAGCCGGTCGGTCCGGTCCTGGCCATCACTCCGTGGAACTTCCCGCTGGCCATGGGTGCCCGCAAGATCGCCCCGGCGCTGGCCGCGGGCTGCACCATCGTGCTGAAACCCGCGCCGCAGACCCCGCTGACCAGCCTCGCCCTGATGGCGCTGCTGGACGAAGCGGGAGTGCCCGCGGGCGTGGTGAATTGCGTGACGACCTCGGACGCCGCGGCCGTGTGCGGACCGTTGATCGCCGATCCGGCGCTGCGCAAACTGACCTTCACCGGCTCCACCGCGGTCGGTAGGACACTGCTCGCGCAGGCGGCGCAGCGTGTCCTGCGTACCTCGATGGAGCTGGGCGGCAACGCTCCCTTCGTGGTGCTCGCCGACGCCGACCTGGACAAGGCCGTGGCGGGCGCGGTCGAGGCCAAGATGCGCAACTCCGGTGAGGCCTGCACCGCCGCGAACCGGTTCCTGGTGCACGAATCCTTGGCCGACGAATTCGCCGACCGGCTCACCGCGCGGCTGTCGGCCCTGCGCGTCGGCGACGGGATGACACGCGGCACCCAGGTCGGTCCGCTCATCGACGCGAACGCCGTAGCTTCCGTCGAAGAACTCGTCGACGACGCCGTGCGGCTCGGCGCCCGCGTACGCACCGGCGGTCATCGGCGGCCCGGCCCGGGTTACTTCTTCGAGCCGACCGTGCTGACCGGCGTTCCCGCGGCTGCCCGCATCCTGCAGGCGGAGATCTTCGGGCCCGTCGCGCCCATCCGCACCTTCGCCACCACCGCCGAAGCGCTGGCCGAGGCCAACGCCACCGCCGCCGGGCTCATCGGCTACGTCTACGGCGAAAACCTCGGCCGGACACTCGCTTTCGCCGAGGGCCTGCATACCGGCATGGTCGGGGTGAACGAGGGCGTCATCTCCGACCCCGCCGCACCGTTCGGCGGCGTCAAGGAGTCCGGGCTGGGCCGGGAGGGCGGCGCGGAGGGACTCGACGAATATCTCGAGACCAAGTATGTCGGTCTCGCACTCTGA
- a CDS encoding MerR family transcriptional regulator produces MLTISQLAAAAGVTVRTVRHYHQVGLLPEPERDASGYRRYSAQAAVDLIRIRTLADAGVPLARIDALLHAGPAEFAAAVADIDAELQRKVDQLTEHRRRIADLESGERLVLPPEVIATLDRMRGFGVSEQRVRLERDAWILVRALDPGSLPRRVRAKNAGLDDPETIRLLLACDEAVDWGPHDPRLDQLIDDLDAWERKNRAATRTGDQELVFARISESSPAWQRIVDALAYRAERRRAE; encoded by the coding sequence GTGCTGACGATCAGCCAGCTGGCGGCCGCCGCCGGCGTGACCGTTCGCACCGTTCGGCACTACCACCAGGTCGGCTTGCTCCCGGAGCCCGAACGCGACGCCTCCGGCTACCGCCGCTACAGCGCCCAGGCGGCGGTGGATCTGATCCGGATCCGGACCCTCGCCGACGCCGGTGTCCCGCTCGCCCGGATCGACGCGCTGCTGCATGCCGGTCCGGCCGAATTCGCCGCGGCCGTAGCCGATATCGACGCCGAACTACAGCGCAAGGTCGACCAGCTCACCGAACACCGCCGCCGTATCGCCGATTTGGAAAGCGGCGAGCGCCTCGTGCTGCCGCCCGAGGTGATCGCCACCCTGGACCGCATGCGTGGCTTCGGCGTCAGCGAGCAGCGGGTCCGCCTCGAGCGTGACGCGTGGATTCTGGTGCGGGCGCTGGACCCCGGCTCGCTGCCACGGCGGGTCCGCGCCAAGAACGCCGGTCTCGACGACCCCGAGACGATCCGCCTACTACTCGCCTGTGACGAAGCGGTCGACTGGGGTCCCCACGACCCGCGCCTCGACCAGCTCATCGACGACCTGGATGCCTGGGAGCGGAAAAACCGTGCCGCCACCCGGACCGGCGACCAGGAACTGGTCTTCGCTCGTATCTCGGAATCGTCCCCGGCCTGGCAGCGCATAGTCGACGCGCTCGCGTACCGCGCCGAGCGACGCCGCGCGGAATAG
- a CDS encoding helix-turn-helix domain-containing protein, whose product MDSAVSAILEGIHAGIPQYELEAKVAAAVAGGDLTPAAGAAARDLWLRVAERSRREEVLRALHDTATDLTGIRDVEAVLQAIVGRTRTLSGSDMAYLSLNDHASDETYIRKSDGVVTEAYRMLRMPIGTGVVGRAAAGVTSYQSADYLGDPEIIHLPQVDAIVRAEGVRSILGVPMYLHGKAIGALLVADRTPRDYPAETVDLLDTIGKHAAVALDNAERFSAIRGALERLGQEQASRQHEMSELQSLMALDRRLIETVIGGGGYEAFADLARHIVASRVAVLDAADGVLAARGGEHWAARVSELATGALAGPLRMAAATGEPRECHSGGDTFLLVPARTAGGHLATLVLADRLPDLPAGLVERLSIFLTILRLFDRAAHDAAQQLQIEVLDDLLSGREVSTDRKRQRASRFGLRPTDDLTVVVLAAPGADQRRMAARLRSAVQTPRALIARYNDDFCVVATDDGSVAERIRAALADEPSPPTLGFAGPATGFDRLSASYRQARRALATLLMLGRTGASLDGARLGAVGLLLDAAHTLDPAFSPLTEIQPLLDYDAQHRTALTETAWAHLEFGANIARTAEELFIHRNTVRQRLTRIGGLLGEDWLDGPRRLEIHLAVRVWKLAGSGLD is encoded by the coding sequence ATGGATTCCGCCGTCTCGGCGATCCTGGAGGGCATCCACGCCGGGATCCCGCAGTACGAATTGGAGGCGAAAGTCGCGGCCGCCGTCGCCGGAGGCGATCTCACCCCCGCCGCCGGAGCCGCCGCCCGCGACCTCTGGTTACGGGTGGCCGAACGCAGCCGCCGCGAGGAAGTGCTGCGCGCGCTGCACGACACCGCCACCGACCTCACCGGCATCCGTGATGTGGAAGCCGTCCTCCAGGCCATCGTCGGACGCACCCGCACCCTGTCCGGCAGCGATATGGCCTATCTCAGCCTCAACGATCACGCCAGCGACGAGACCTATATCCGCAAGTCCGACGGTGTGGTGACCGAGGCGTACCGGATGCTGCGCATGCCCATCGGCACCGGCGTGGTCGGGCGAGCGGCGGCCGGGGTGACGTCCTACCAGAGCGCCGATTATCTGGGCGATCCCGAAATCATCCATCTGCCCCAGGTGGACGCGATCGTGCGCGCCGAAGGGGTCCGCTCCATCCTCGGCGTCCCGATGTACTTGCACGGCAAGGCAATCGGCGCGCTGCTCGTCGCCGATCGCACACCCCGCGACTACCCCGCCGAAACCGTCGACCTGCTCGACACGATCGGAAAGCACGCGGCGGTGGCACTCGACAATGCCGAGCGGTTCTCCGCCATTCGCGGCGCGCTCGAACGACTCGGCCAGGAGCAGGCCTCGCGACAGCACGAGATGTCGGAATTGCAAAGCCTGATGGCATTGGATCGGCGACTGATCGAAACAGTGATCGGCGGTGGCGGTTACGAGGCATTCGCCGACCTGGCCCGGCACATCGTGGCGTCGCGGGTCGCCGTCCTGGACGCGGCCGACGGGGTGCTCGCGGCCCGGGGCGGCGAACACTGGGCCGCGCGCGTCAGCGAGCTGGCGACCGGCGCGCTCGCCGGTCCCCTGCGCATGGCGGCGGCGACCGGCGAGCCCCGCGAATGTCATTCCGGCGGTGACACTTTCCTGCTGGTGCCGGCCCGGACCGCCGGCGGTCATCTGGCGACGCTCGTGTTGGCGGATCGCCTGCCGGACCTGCCCGCGGGGCTGGTGGAACGACTGTCCATCTTTCTGACCATCCTGCGTCTGTTCGACCGGGCCGCACACGACGCGGCCCAGCAACTACAGATAGAGGTCCTGGACGATCTGCTCTCCGGGCGCGAAGTTTCGACGGATCGAAAACGCCAGCGGGCCAGTCGTTTCGGGCTGCGGCCGACCGACGATCTCACCGTCGTCGTCCTCGCCGCTCCGGGCGCGGACCAGCGGCGCATGGCCGCCCGGCTGCGCTCGGCCGTGCAGACGCCGCGCGCCCTGATCGCCCGCTACAACGACGACTTCTGCGTGGTCGCGACCGATGACGGTTCGGTGGCCGAGCGGATCAGGGCAGCCCTGGCCGACGAACCCAGCCCGCCCACCCTCGGATTCGCTGGCCCCGCAACCGGATTCGATCGGCTCAGCGCGTCCTACCGGCAGGCTCGCCGCGCCCTCGCGACCCTGCTGATGCTGGGCCGCACCGGAGCTTCGCTGGACGGTGCCCGTCTCGGCGCGGTCGGCCTACTGCTCGACGCCGCACACACCCTGGACCCCGCGTTCAGTCCGCTGACCGAAATCCAGCCCCTGCTGGACTACGACGCCCAGCACCGCACCGCGCTCACCGAAACCGCCTGGGCGCACCTAGAATTCGGCGCCAACATCGCCCGCACGGCCGAAGAGCTGTTCATCCACCGCAATACCGTGCGCCAGCGCCTCACGCGCATCGGTGGCCTGCTCGGCGAGGATTGGCTCGACGGGCCGCGACGGCTGGAAATTCATCTGGCCGTGCGCGTTTGGAAGTTGGCCGGTAGCGGACTCGACTGA
- a CDS encoding alpha/beta fold hydrolase yields MTNNLTIAPPIGGFQEIDGRRVFVHRSGRGGPAVVFLPGASAVGLDYFGVQQQVSQFTTAVVYDRGGSGYSDPLPVPRTAAAVAGQLRELLRALGIPGPYVLAAHSLGGLFAHRFAQLYPQDVAGLVWLDAVHHDWDAFMPAEASLAAAERQAPDLAELRRMRPELRRMHAELLAGYPEPMRQPLLEAKVSDAWLRAGIAERGALVDLATELRAGPGLPDVPLVALTVAADLREPKARLDAAVVHGVVRGEQRLVSDTYHHRLCFDRPDAVVQAIRDVIDQAGRP; encoded by the coding sequence ATGACCAACAACCTCACCATCGCTCCGCCGATCGGCGGATTCCAGGAGATCGACGGCCGCCGCGTGTTCGTGCATCGGTCGGGCCGCGGCGGGCCCGCGGTCGTGTTCCTGCCGGGAGCAAGTGCGGTCGGACTGGACTATTTCGGTGTGCAGCAACAAGTTTCGCAGTTCACCACCGCGGTGGTGTATGACCGCGGCGGCAGCGGCTACAGCGACCCGCTCCCGGTGCCGCGCACCGCCGCCGCGGTCGCCGGACAACTGCGAGAGTTGCTGCGGGCACTGGGCATTCCCGGTCCGTACGTGCTGGCCGCGCACTCCCTCGGCGGCTTGTTCGCGCATCGTTTCGCACAGCTCTACCCGCAGGACGTGGCGGGCCTGGTCTGGCTCGACGCCGTGCACCACGACTGGGATGCCTTCATGCCGGCCGAGGCGAGCCTGGCCGCCGCCGAACGCCAAGCACCCGACCTGGCGGAACTCCGGCGCATGCGCCCGGAGCTGCGCCGGATGCACGCCGAATTGCTCGCCGGGTATCCCGAGCCGATGCGGCAGCCGCTGCTCGAGGCCAAGGTCAGCGACGCGTGGTTGCGGGCGGGCATCGCCGAGCGTGGCGCGTTGGTCGATCTGGCCACCGAACTTCGAGCCGGGCCGGGCCTGCCCGACGTTCCGTTGGTCGCGCTCACCGTGGCGGCGGACCTGCGGGAGCCGAAGGCGCGGCTGGACGCGGCGGTGGTGCACGGGGTCGTCCGCGGCGAACAACGCCTCGTTTCCGACACCTACCACCACCGGCTCTGCTTCGACCGGCCCGATGCCGTGGTGCAAGCGATCCGCGACGTGATCGACCAGGCCGGTCGCCCTTAG
- a CDS encoding ROK family protein → MELSRSKLAVELDRLAELGLVEAGGLAASSGGRRSAIARLASGLRFAAVDIGATSIDVAVTDGELRVLGQLSEPCDIRQGPAAVLERVLDLLGKLRDEHVGGARLHGAGVGVPGPVSFREGMSVTPPIMPGWHRFPVREALAQELGCPVLVDNDVNILALGEMHSGSAPSVEDFLLVKIGTGVGCGIVVGGEIYRGVSGSAGDIGHIRITDDGPVCACGNTGCLEAYAGGAALAREALVHARSGRSAFLAERLAASGTLTAVDVAEAAAAGDPVAVGMIRDAGAHLGTVLAGLVSFFNPGLVVIAGGVTGFGHPLLAEIRSVVYRRSLPLATGNLPIVLSELAGVGGLIGAARLISDHVFSVA, encoded by the coding sequence ATGGAGTTGTCCAGATCCAAGCTCGCGGTAGAACTCGATCGGCTGGCCGAACTCGGACTGGTCGAGGCCGGCGGGCTCGCCGCATCCAGCGGAGGCCGGCGTTCGGCGATCGCCCGGCTGGCCTCGGGGCTGCGCTTCGCCGCGGTGGACATCGGCGCCACCTCCATCGATGTCGCGGTCACCGACGGCGAATTACGGGTGCTCGGACAGCTTTCCGAGCCCTGCGATATCCGGCAGGGTCCGGCGGCGGTGCTGGAGCGGGTGCTGGATCTGCTCGGCAAACTGCGCGACGAACATGTCGGGGGCGCTCGGTTGCACGGAGCGGGCGTCGGCGTGCCGGGTCCGGTGAGTTTCCGCGAAGGGATGTCGGTGACACCGCCGATCATGCCCGGGTGGCATCGGTTCCCGGTGCGTGAGGCCCTCGCGCAGGAGCTGGGGTGCCCGGTGCTGGTCGACAACGACGTGAACATTCTCGCCCTGGGCGAAATGCATTCCGGCTCAGCGCCTTCCGTCGAGGATTTTCTCCTGGTGAAGATCGGCACCGGCGTCGGCTGCGGCATCGTGGTCGGCGGTGAGATCTACCGCGGCGTGTCCGGCAGCGCGGGAGATATCGGCCATATTCGCATCACGGACGACGGCCCGGTGTGTGCCTGCGGCAATACCGGATGTCTGGAGGCCTACGCGGGCGGCGCGGCGCTGGCCCGGGAAGCGCTGGTGCACGCGCGATCCGGCCGTTCGGCCTTTCTCGCCGAGCGGCTGGCCGCATCCGGCACCTTGACCGCGGTGGACGTCGCCGAGGCGGCCGCCGCCGGAGACCCGGTGGCAGTGGGCATGATTCGCGACGCGGGCGCGCACCTCGGCACGGTGCTGGCCGGACTGGTGAGCTTCTTCAATCCTGGACTGGTGGTGATCGCCGGGGGCGTCACCGGATTCGGCCACCCGCTGCTCGCCGAGATCCGCAGCGTGGTCTATCGCCGGTCGCTGCCGCTGGCCACCGGCAATCTGCCGATCGTGCTGTCCGAGCTCGCCGGGGTCGGCGGGCTGATCGGCGCGGCGCGGCTCATCAGCGATCACGTTTTCAGCGTCGCCTGA